The Accipiter gentilis chromosome 14, bAccGen1.1, whole genome shotgun sequence genome contains a region encoding:
- the LOC126045813 gene encoding uncharacterized protein LOC126045813 isoform X2, with product MNPEGLAGKSAILLDRICRGTRLGNSARAPDRAAVLQQGGGGSRQDCSSTHKNGVRIEISRNLLSLPRLACPSVLTAPFITSGHVKNEHIKRSRLLFGVGSCKELSCSVSCPRGMEFRAHYFSKAGDFGCLLVCVPAQSAIEHSRGDRRVQASRPCKGVYNQENHFISEPEISARVNFDQGWCQEEILLLCIIQDPLGEKGDASLAPLQCFGTANHGQRQNESVLLYQLPPVTVGKASGVASKSVLACIVPAKCPLCNPLAHGRRHLTVIKTPSLCLHRGRTLGWGTLLNDSFCPSCTRSPVFSSSSKN from the exons TGCCATACTCCTCGACAGGATCTGCCGTGGGACCCGCTTGGGAAACTCAGCCCGTGCTCCAGACAGAGCAGCCGTGTtgcagcagggaggaggtggcagcagaCAAGACTGCAGTAGCACACACAAAAATGGAGTTAGGATAG AAATCAGCAGAAATCTCCTATCTCTGCCTAGGCTGGCCTGTCCATCTGTTTTGACAGCTCCTTTTATCACTAGTGGCCATGTGAAGAATGAGCATATTAAAAG ATCACGGCTCTTATTTGGAGTAGGGTCCTGCAAAGAGCTGAGCTGCTCCGTGTCCTGTCCCAGGGGAATGGAGTTCAGAGCCCATTATTTCTCCAAGGCTGGAGATTTTGGCTGCCTCCTGGTTTGTGTGCCAGCACAATCAGCAATCGAACACAGCCGAGGGGATCGCAGAGTCCAGGCAT CCAGGCCTTGCAAAGGAGTATACAATCAGgaaaaccattttatttcagaaCCAGAGATCTCAGCCAGAGTAAATTTTGACCAGG GTTGGTGCCAGGAGGAAATCCTGCTTTTGTGCATTATTCAGGACCCTTTAGGTGAGAAAGGGGATGCTTCCCTGGCCCCTCTGCAGTGCTTTGGCACTGCAAACCATGGCCAGAGGCAAAATGAGAGTGTCCTCCTTTACCAGCTCCCTCCCGTGACAGTGGGCAAAGCCTCTGGAGTGGCATCCAAAAGCGTTTTGGCTTGTATTGTTCCAGCAAAGTGCCCCTTGTGCAATCCCTTGGCACATGGACGTCGGCATCTCACTGTGATTAAAACCCCCAGCCTGTGCCTGCACAGAGGCAGGACCTTGGGCTGGGGGACCCTCCTGAACGACAGCTTTTGTCCCTCCTGCACACGTTCTCCTGTTTTCAGCAGCTCTTCCaaaaactga
- the LOC126045813 gene encoding uncharacterized protein LOC126045813 isoform X1, whose translation MGDPPLHLLKGMSEASAKTRICRGTRLGNSARAPDRAAVLQQGGGGSRQDCSSTHKNGVRIEISRNLLSLPRLACPSVLTAPFITSGHVKNEHIKRSRLLFGVGSCKELSCSVSCPRGMEFRAHYFSKAGDFGCLLVCVPAQSAIEHSRGDRRVQASRPCKGVYNQENHFISEPEISARVNFDQGWCQEEILLLCIIQDPLGEKGDASLAPLQCFGTANHGQRQNESVLLYQLPPVTVGKASGVASKSVLACIVPAKCPLCNPLAHGRRHLTVIKTPSLCLHRGRTLGWGTLLNDSFCPSCTRSPVFSSSSKN comes from the exons GATCTGCCGTGGGACCCGCTTGGGAAACTCAGCCCGTGCTCCAGACAGAGCAGCCGTGTtgcagcagggaggaggtggcagcagaCAAGACTGCAGTAGCACACACAAAAATGGAGTTAGGATAG AAATCAGCAGAAATCTCCTATCTCTGCCTAGGCTGGCCTGTCCATCTGTTTTGACAGCTCCTTTTATCACTAGTGGCCATGTGAAGAATGAGCATATTAAAAG ATCACGGCTCTTATTTGGAGTAGGGTCCTGCAAAGAGCTGAGCTGCTCCGTGTCCTGTCCCAGGGGAATGGAGTTCAGAGCCCATTATTTCTCCAAGGCTGGAGATTTTGGCTGCCTCCTGGTTTGTGTGCCAGCACAATCAGCAATCGAACACAGCCGAGGGGATCGCAGAGTCCAGGCAT CCAGGCCTTGCAAAGGAGTATACAATCAGgaaaaccattttatttcagaaCCAGAGATCTCAGCCAGAGTAAATTTTGACCAGG GTTGGTGCCAGGAGGAAATCCTGCTTTTGTGCATTATTCAGGACCCTTTAGGTGAGAAAGGGGATGCTTCCCTGGCCCCTCTGCAGTGCTTTGGCACTGCAAACCATGGCCAGAGGCAAAATGAGAGTGTCCTCCTTTACCAGCTCCCTCCCGTGACAGTGGGCAAAGCCTCTGGAGTGGCATCCAAAAGCGTTTTGGCTTGTATTGTTCCAGCAAAGTGCCCCTTGTGCAATCCCTTGGCACATGGACGTCGGCATCTCACTGTGATTAAAACCCCCAGCCTGTGCCTGCACAGAGGCAGGACCTTGGGCTGGGGGACCCTCCTGAACGACAGCTTTTGTCCCTCCTGCACACGTTCTCCTGTTTTCAGCAGCTCTTCCaaaaactga